AGTACTTCAACGGCAAACTTCCTTCTCCATCGAACGAAGAAGGTCTCGACAGTTGGTTGAAGGAAAGGTTCTTCGAACCGAAAAATGTGTACTGCGATCTCATGGATTCCTACAGGCTAACAGAGGCGCTGGATAAAATATGGGAGTTTATAGCAGATGCGAACAAATATTTCAACGATACAAAACCCTGGATCCTGGCAAAAGAAGGAAAATTGGAGAGACTTGGAACGGTGCTTTACAACTCACTTGAAGCTGTTTTTAAAGTGGCTCTGATGACACTACCTGTGATGCCAGACACCTCGCAAGAAATCTTCAGGAGAGTTTCTTTTGATGAGAACCCTCATAGAGATCATCTTGAAACCTGGGGAGTTTTGAGAGCAGAGGCGAGTGTGCACCATGGAGAACCTCTATTCAAGAAAATAGACACGAAGACGTTCAAAAAGGTGGTGGAGACAGTGTCGATTGAACAGAACCTGATCACCATAGACGATTTCGCGAAGGTGGATCTCCGCACCGCCAAGGTTCTCGAAGCTGAAAAGATTCCGAATTCCAGGAAGCTCATCAAACTGATCGTCGACCTCGGAACGGAGAAAAGACAGATAGTTGCTGGAGTGGCCGAATATTACAGACCCGAAGAGCTCATAGGAAAAACTATCATTGTTGTGGCGAACCTGAAGCCGGCGAAACTCATGGGAATAGAGTCTCAGGGAATGCTGCTTGCTGCAAAGACCGGTGACACTTTGAGACTTCTGACCGTTGACGGAGATATCACACCGGGTGTCAGGGTGTCTTAACGGAGGGATGTGAATGCCGGAAATTCTGATA
The sequence above is a segment of the Thermotoga sp. genome. Coding sequences within it:
- the metG gene encoding methionine--tRNA ligase subunit beta gives rise to the protein YFNGKLPSPSNEEGLDSWLKERFFEPKNVYCDLMDSYRLTEALDKIWEFIADANKYFNDTKPWILAKEGKLERLGTVLYNSLEAVFKVALMTLPVMPDTSQEIFRRVSFDENPHRDHLETWGVLRAEASVHHGEPLFKKIDTKTFKKVVETVSIEQNLITIDDFAKVDLRTAKVLEAEKIPNSRKLIKLIVDLGTEKRQIVAGVAEYYRPEELIGKTIIVVANLKPAKLMGIESQGMLLAAKTGDTLRLLTVDGDITPGVRVS